From a single Bacteroidota bacterium genomic region:
- a CDS encoding class I SAM-dependent methyltransferase, whose protein sequence is MSFLKKIILTLARKCNLTLLKGDHSQESQKMAAPELKSGLVKNCRVLPSRNAILPLLPKGGMIAEVGVGWGGFSEELIKILQPEKFFAIDLFNSKSENSPFLKHIPAGTAQLDYYNKKFALQISEGKLEVRKGYSWDILKEFPDHFFDYIYLDADHSYDAVKKDLERILSKIKPSGLIQLNDYTVYDPVNMQPYGVKKAANEFMNDNNYEMIWYGLDRLGFDDIVIRKVEQD, encoded by the coding sequence ATGTCTTTTCTGAAAAAAATCATTCTTACTCTTGCGCGCAAATGCAACCTTACGCTTTTGAAAGGAGATCATTCGCAGGAAAGCCAGAAAATGGCAGCACCTGAATTAAAATCCGGGTTGGTGAAAAATTGCCGCGTTCTTCCTTCGAGAAACGCCATTCTTCCTTTGCTTCCGAAAGGAGGCATGATTGCAGAAGTGGGTGTGGGCTGGGGTGGTTTTTCAGAAGAGTTGATAAAAATTCTGCAACCGGAAAAATTTTTTGCGATCGATCTGTTCAATTCTAAATCGGAGAATTCTCCCTTTCTCAAACACATTCCGGCGGGAACAGCACAGCTTGATTATTACAATAAAAAATTTGCCTTACAGATCAGCGAAGGAAAATTAGAAGTGAGAAAAGGATATTCATGGGATATCCTGAAAGAATTCCCGGATCATTTTTTCGACTATATCTATCTCGATGCTGACCATTCTTACGATGCGGTAAAAAAAGATCTTGAACGGATACTTTCGAAAATAAAACCTTCAGGGTTGATACAACTGAATGATTACACCGTTTATGATCCGGTGAATATGCAACCCTACGGTGTGAAGAAAGCTGCCAACGAATTTATGAACGACAATAATTATGAAATGATCTGGTACGGACTTGATCGGTTGGGTTTTGATGATATTGTCATTCGCAAAGTTGAACAGGATTGA